The following nucleotide sequence is from Candidatus Woesearchaeota archaeon.
TGTTTTTGAATACTTTTGAAGATAATCGCAAATTATATTTTGAGAGTTTTTTTGTTAGTATGATGTTACTTTTACCTTTCGTTTTAATAGGTAGTTTGTTTGATTATATAGGACTTTTATCATTGAATCCATTAGTATTGATTGTTGCAAGTAGTTTCTTTTTGGTTTTAGGAATTTATTTTATTGTGATGTTTCTTTTGAATTTCAAAAATTATTATAAAACTACTTTTTCTAGAGTTTTTACTAGTTTAATTTTGATGATATCTTTGGTGATGATTTTATTTTTATTTGCAACAGTTAGTACAACTCTTCTTTTGATGAATATCTAAATGTATATAAATAAAAAATTTTATAATAATTTAGAATGAAAAAAATATATTTTTTTTTGAGGAATAAAACTGGACTTTTTTTGTATAAATATATATTTAAACCTGTCTTTTTTTTGTTTGATCCAGAGTTTGTTCATGATGCTGCGATTTTTATCGGAAAGTTTTTAGGTTCTAATTTTATCACTAGAGGTTTTGTATCTTTATTATTTGATTATAGTGATTTAAAACTTAAACAAAGAATTTTAGGGATTGATTTTAGAAATCCTCTAGGTCTTGCAGCAGGGTTTGATAAGGATGCAAATATAATTCCAATTATTTCTGAAGTTGGTTTTGGTTTTAGTGAAGTTGGTTCAATTACTAAAAATCCTTATGATGGTAATGAAGGTAAAAGGCTTTATAGACTTAAAAAATCTAAATCATTGATTGTAAATTATGGTCTTAAGAATAAGGGTGCTGATTTCATATATTCAAAATTACAAGGTAAAAAATTCGAGATTCCTGTAGGTATTAGTATTGCTAAAACTAATTGCAAAGAAACTGTAGATAAAAAAATAGGAATTTTAGATTATAGATATACTCTTGAAAAATTTAGAGATTTTGGAGATTATTTCACAATTAATATTTCCTGTCCGAATGCTTATGGTGGTGAACCTTTTACAAGTCCTGATTCTTTGGCAGATTTATTGAAAGGTATCTCAAAAGTTAAAAAAGTAAAACCTATTTTTTTAAAACTTCCTGCAGATATTTCTAAAAAAGATTTAGATGTAATTATTAAAATTTCAGATAAATTTGATATTGATGGTTTTGTTGCAACTAATTTAACTAAAAATAGAAAGAATAAAAAAATTATTGATTCAAATGTTCCTAAAATTGGTGGGATTTCAGGAAAGGTCGTGTCTGATTTAACTGATGATGTTATTGCGTATTTGTATAAAAAAACTAAAGGAGAGAAAATAATTATTGGTTGTGGAGGTATTTTTAGTGCCAAGGATGCCTATAAGAAAATAAGACTTGGAGCTAGTTTATTACAAATGATTACAGGGATGATTTACGAGGGTCCAAGCGTTATTTCTGAGATTAATAGAGGATTAGTCGAAATGTTAGAAAAAGATGGCTTTAAAAATGTTTCTGATGCAATAGGGATTGATAATAAAAATTAATTATTTGGATTTAAATTACAAAAATCTAAACAACCTTTTGCTAATTTTCCTTCTGCTTTATTTAGTTGTTCTTCAGTTACATTTGATTTAGTTCTAACATGATGATATTGTAGAATAATCATTGTATTGTTTTGAATTTCTGTCAATATTTCTTCTTTTGATTTTGTTTTATTTTCAGATTTTTTTTCAAAATGAAGTTTATTTGTAATTATTAATATATTTTTTTCAAGTATTTGGGATAGTTTTTCTTGTGATTTTGAATTAGCAAGTTCTCCTATAATTCGAATAGTTTCTAAAAAATTTTTATCGCTCATATATATCTTAAATTTCTCCGATTTTTTAAAGCTTTAGGTTTTTTATCAATTAAATGAGAATTATTTGTTAGAAATATCTTTTAGATATTTTTTAAATAGTTCAAAGATTTCTTCTCTTGCATATTCTACAAATCTTACAGAACCTGCGTGTTCATGTCCACCACCATTTGCGTTTGCATGAGGTACTTCTTTGAATACGATTTGTACGAATTCTGGTACTGAAAAGTTTTCTACTGCATCAGATACTCTAATTGTCATGAATGTTGTTCCATGAGTTACTGTTACAATTGGTTTGTCTAATGATTCTTCAAATGTTTTATGAATATGATTTGTAGACTTTCCAATTGCAGGGTATGCTCCTCTAAATGTTCCTCTTTCTCCGTCAAAGTCTACAAGGTAGAATTTTCCAAAGTCAGTTTTGTTTGTGTAATGTTTTGCAACATTTTCTACAGCTTTATATCTTGAGTCTAATTCTAGTTTTAACATTTCAACAACTTTTTTTTGCATTTCCATGTTGCTTCCAAATAAGTCATCAAAGAACTCTCTATTTTCATTGAATCTTGCATAGTGTGATTGCATATCAATAATTTCACCAAGAGTTGCCATGTATTCTTCAGTGAATCCCTCTTTCTTTGCTAAATCAACATATTGAACTCTCTCAGTACAATCAGTATGATCAAGAATTGCTGCCATAGCTGGGATGAATACTGAGTTTCCATTTTTATCATTAATGAAGTTTGCAAGTTCGTATCCTAGCATTCCTGCTGAAACATTGGAGTCATAACCTGTTAAGTAAGGATTAATGTGTGCGTCAATGTATTTGTCTACTTCAACTTTCTCATCTTTAACTTCTCCAGGATAATGGTGATCAACAACTACAATTTGAGATCCGTAGATTTTCATTTGTTTGATTGATAAAATATCTTCTTCAGTTGAACCATTGTCAGTAATGATTATAAGAGGAGGTTTTGCATTGTTTCTATTTTTATCTCTTAACCAGTTTGCTGCATCTTTTACTGAATCTTCATATTCATAGAATGGAGCTTTTGAAGGTGCTCTTTTATAGTTTTGAAATTGAGTTAGTTTATCACCAGTTACTTCAACCATGAATTTAGTTACAGCTCTTTCGATAGTTATTGCAGATGAGTATCCATCACAATCAGCATTGTGTCTTAAAAGAATAGGTCTTCCTTCAATTACTGCTTTTCTAATCATTGTTGCAACTTGAATGAATCTTGCTTTTTGAGATTCAAGCATTTCTGATTTAATTGTGAATTCAGTTATATTTGGAGCAAATCTTCCTTCATTTAATGCATCAATTTTAGCTTCGAATTCTTTTCTTTCTTCATCATTTAATTTTTTTAAGAATTTAACTTCTCCTTCGATCGTATCTTTTCTTTCACTAATTATAGCTTCAATTCTTACATAATCACCAACATCTGCTTCAGGGTATGATCTAACTCCTGGTTTAATGAAGGCCTTAAATGTAAAATTTGCAGTTCCATCGTTTAAAACCATAAGTGTTGGACCTGAAGTTTGTTTTACAACTTCAATTTTCCCAATCATCTCATAAGTCTTCCTAACATCTTTACTAGAAATATCTTTAAATAAAATTTTTTCCATATAAATTTGAATAGATAATTGTTTATAAAGATTGAGAAAACATATAAAATAAAAATTATTAATTTTTAATCATTGTTAATTTAGGCACATTTAACAAATATTTTATAAATGGTTTTTAATTCAATATTTTATCATGGCAATTGAGAGAACATTTGTAGCTATTAAACCTGATGGCGTTCAAAGACAAATCGTTGGAGAAGTAATTTCAAGATTTGAGAAGATAGGATTAAAAATTGTGGGTATGAAATTAGTTCATGCTGAAGCAGATTTTGCAAAGAAACATTATGCTGAGCATGTAGAAAAACCTTTCTACAAAATGCTTGAGAATTATATTACTTCAGGTCCAGTTGTCGGATTAGTTTTAGAAGGATTTAATGCGATTGAAACTGTAAGAAAGTTAGTTGGTGCAACTGAACCTTCAAAAGCTGCTCCAGGAACAATTAGAGGAGACTATGCTCATATGAATTACCCTAGAGGAGATGCACATGAGTATGGAGTTGTTAATATTATTCATGCTTCTGCTAATTTAGAAGATGCACAAAATGAAGTACATTTATGGTTTAGTGATGCTGAGTTATTTACTTATGATTCAGTACACGGGAAATTTATGTAAATAAATTTTTAGTATTGTATAAATTTTTCAATTTATAGATTTTGTGACTTTTAAAAATTTACAAAATTTTTTAAATAATAAGATTTATTTTATTTTATGTCTATTGAGAGTTTGATTATTAATTTTAGTTATGTTGGCCTTTTTATTTTATTAATAATTAATGGGATTACAAGTTTCCCATCTTCACAAATTTTGTATATTATTGCAGGTTATTTTGCTTTTACAGGAGATCTTAATTTTTGGCTTGTTGTAATTTTTGGTGGTTTGGGTATGAGTATTGGTAATATTATTTTGTATGAAATATCAAGAAGAAAAGGCTTAGATTATGTTTTAAAAATAAATAAGTTTATTGGGTTTGAGTTTTTCAGGAAAAAAGATATCTTAAGAGTTAATAAAGTTTTGAAAAAAAAGAAAGGATATATTTATTTATTTTTTGGTAAGTTTATTAATCCAATTAAAATTATAATTCCTATTCCTGCTGGAATGTCACATATGAATAGATTTTATTTTAGTGTAATTATTATGATTACTTCATTTTTTTGGGCATTAGCATTTACTAGTTTTGGTTTTTATTTTGGTAAGAATTATGAGGCTTTTGGCTATTATGGTGCAGGGATGATTATTCTTGCAGTAATATTTGTTTTTTTATTTTATAAAAGTATGAATGGTAGTGATGTAGTTAAAGATTTAGAAAAATAAAGAAAAGGTTTATTTAAATATTTTTTAATTTACTTTCAATTACTTGTAAATTATTTTTAATTCTATCGATTTTAGTTACTTTTTGTTTTATATCAGATGCTGATTGAATTTTAGGTTCTTCTTTTTTAACTTGAGGCTTTGCTTTTTCAACTTTTTTAGGGTCTGGCTTCTTAGTTATTTCTTTTAAACTTTTATTTGATGTAGACAATTCGTTAATTATTTCTTCATCTAAGGTAATTGCTTCTTTATTGTATTTAGTATCCTTTTTTAACATATTAACTTGACTTTCAAGTTCTGCTAATTCTTTTTCAGTGTAATTTATTGTATTTTTTACATTAGGTAGAGATTTTCTTAATTCTTGATAATTTTTATTTAAGTTCTCATAACCTTTTTTAATTTCACTTAAAATTGCAGCTTTATTTTTTCTGATTTCTAGGATTCTTGAATATTCTTCTTGCATAACTAGAGAGTCTTTCATACCAAGTAGGAGATTTTTTCTTTTGTTTTGTGAATCATTTAAACAAATATATAAATCTTCATACCCTTCATCCTTAGATTTGATTGTACTTTTTTTAGTTTTCATTTTTAAAGTGTCACATGGTCTAGTTTTTGAACAATATCTTCTAGGTAGAAACTCCAATTTTCAAATAATTTATCTTCTTCAATTTTTAGTTTGTCATAAAGGGAGAATAAATGTTTTACTTCTTTTTCGTTTGTTTTAATCACTTTGAGTATTTCTACAATGTTTTCTACTTTTTCAATCCTTGTGTAAATCTCTCTTTTTCTATCCATTTTTAATTTTCAAATATAATGCTATCAACTTCGTGAAGTTTATCTTCGATGTATTCGAAATCTTTTTTTAAATTTTCATATTCAATATCTTCTTCAGCTTTTATGTCAAGAAGTTTTAAATGTGTTTCCGATGCATCTTTTACTTTAGTTTTCACTCCTTCAACAATTTCTAATAGAGTTTTGAATTGTCTTGTTGTTATGAAATATGTTTCAGTACTTTGAACTTTATGAGGTTGTTTTTCAATAAAATTTAATGCTTCTTCATCATCCTTCATATCTTGCATTTCTGGAATTTCAGTAGGAGAATCATTAGTTGATTCTAAATTTTGAGCCCCAGGGATATCTAATTCAGATAAATCAAATAAAGAGTCTTGAGGTGAATCTACATTAAATTCTTCTTCAATATTTTCTTCATGTGGTGTTTCCTCTTGCATTGATTGAGCAGGTTTTGCTGCAACTTCATTTTTTATATCTTCTAAACTTCCACCTGGAATTGGAGGTGTACTTAGTTTTTGTACCTCTCTAGGCGTTTCTTGATTAGAACTTTTATTACTTGCAGCTACTGGCGGAGCAGGAGGTGCAGGTGGTGCTGGCGGAGCAGCAGCGTTATCTTCTTTTTTACTACTAAATAAACCCATAGATTTTTCATTCGATTTGATTATATAATAATTTATAATATTTTTGAGTAAATAAGGATTTTATTGTCTGAAAAGTGAATATTTTTTATTTAATTAGTTTTTATGATATTAATGTTTAATTTTGCTAGATTTAGAAGTTTTTGGTTTGTTGTATTTCCTGTAATTATCAACTCATTTTTAACATCATTTAGAATTGGTAATATTTCATCTAAATTAATTATTTTTTTTTCAATTATAGTATTTAATTCATCTGCAATTACTGGACTTTGTTTTTTTATAGAGGTTTTAAGAAGCATTAGTGCTTCATTTGCTTCTTTTATGTCTTGAGGGGTAATCTCATCTCTTGATTGGTTATTAAATTGTCTTTTTATTCCTGTTTTTACAAAGTCAAATGAACCGTATAAATTGTTTTCTCTTGACCATTTTTTTAAAGAATTTAAAAATATAGGATCACCATAGATATCATCTCCTTTATCAAAATATATTAGTTTTACTGCATGTTTTTCAAGGAATTTTCTTATAAGGTATCCTATTGGATAGGCAGTTTTCCCTTTTCCATTTCCTGAGATATTAGTTATATTTTTATTTATTACAAGATTATGATTTTCTATGTATTCACAAATATATTGTGAATTACATTCAGATTTTATTTCGTTAA
It contains:
- the ndk gene encoding nucleoside-diphosphate kinase yields the protein MAIERTFVAIKPDGVQRQIVGEVISRFEKIGLKIVGMKLVHAEADFAKKHYAEHVEKPFYKMLENYITSGPVVGLVLEGFNAIETVRKLVGATEPSKAAPGTIRGDYAHMNYPRGDAHEYGVVNIIHASANLEDAQNEVHLWFSDAELFTYDSVHGKFM
- a CDS encoding cob(I)yrinic acid a,c-diamide adenosyltransferase — its product is MFYKDTSKTIYLDKNIIDYSNLSAGLLIKAIGLGMKIAYIDTKDSATKLSNFIENLSLSYSFTNSLKRFQLDIYKPKQNKKISKTIIPLVEFCNITQDMFYNSLYEYDLVIIDNLNFEILNKMKIISLLKNSNSQIIITTKEEEIFNEIKSECNSQYICEYIENHNLVINKNITNISGNGKGKTAYPIGYLIRKFLEKHAVKLIYFDKGDDIYGDPIFLNSLKKWSRENNLYGSFDFVKTGIKRQFNNQSRDEITPQDIKEANEALMLLKTSIKKQSPVIADELNTIIEKKIINLDEILPILNDVKNELIITGNTTNQKLLNLAKLNINIIKTN
- a CDS encoding quinone-dependent dihydroorotate dehydrogenase, coding for MKKIYFFLRNKTGLFLYKYIFKPVFFLFDPEFVHDAAIFIGKFLGSNFITRGFVSLLFDYSDLKLKQRILGIDFRNPLGLAAGFDKDANIIPIISEVGFGFSEVGSITKNPYDGNEGKRLYRLKKSKSLIVNYGLKNKGADFIYSKLQGKKFEIPVGISIAKTNCKETVDKKIGILDYRYTLEKFRDFGDYFTINISCPNAYGGEPFTSPDSLADLLKGISKVKKVKPIFLKLPADISKKDLDVIIKISDKFDIDGFVATNLTKNRKNKKIIDSNVPKIGGISGKVVSDLTDDVIAYLYKKTKGEKIIIGCGGIFSAKDAYKKIRLGASLLQMITGMIYEGPSVISEINRGLVEMLEKDGFKNVSDAIGIDNKN
- a CDS encoding VTT domain-containing protein, producing the protein MSIESLIINFSYVGLFILLIINGITSFPSSQILYIIAGYFAFTGDLNFWLVVIFGGLGMSIGNIILYEISRRKGLDYVLKINKFIGFEFFRKKDILRVNKVLKKKKGYIYLFFGKFINPIKIIIPIPAGMSHMNRFYFSVIIMITSFFWALAFTSFGFYFGKNYEAFGYYGAGMIILAVIFVFLFYKSMNGSDVVKDLEK